Proteins from a single region of Desulfobacter postgatei 2ac9:
- the secY gene encoding preprotein translocase subunit SecY: protein MIQNSYQNMLKLPELKRKILITLALLFVYRVGVHVPTPGIDGAALESFFASASGTLFSMFNMFSGGALERLSIFALGIMPYISASIILELMTVVIPYLEQLKKEGDAGRKKKTQLTRYGTVVLSAIQGFGIAVGLESMTSPAGIPIVPYPGWGFRLMAIITLTAGTAFIMWLGEQITERGIGNGISLIIFAGIVANMPSAAIQMGRLLSTGEMGLFSIIILIVLMVAVIGAIIFMELAQRRIPVHYAKRVVGRKMYGGQTSHLPLKINTSGVIPPIFASSIIMFPTTLAQFINLPVMQTVAGMFSPGTIWYYLLYVGFIVFFCFFYTAVQFNPDDVAENMKKNGGYIPGIRPGKRTSEYIDKVLTRITVGGAAYVSVVCVLPTVLMDKFNVPFYFGGTALLIVVGVAIDTISQIESHLITSNYDGFLGRSGSKRIKSRS, encoded by the coding sequence ATGATTCAGAACAGCTACCAGAATATGCTCAAATTGCCGGAGCTCAAACGCAAGATACTGATAACCCTTGCCTTGCTTTTTGTTTACAGGGTTGGTGTGCATGTCCCTACGCCTGGTATTGACGGGGCCGCACTGGAATCTTTTTTCGCATCGGCGTCCGGCACTTTATTCTCCATGTTCAATATGTTCTCTGGTGGAGCGCTGGAGCGGCTTTCTATTTTTGCCCTGGGCATTATGCCATATATTAGTGCTTCCATTATTCTGGAACTGATGACTGTGGTCATTCCCTATCTTGAACAGCTCAAAAAAGAAGGAGATGCCGGGCGTAAAAAGAAAACCCAGTTAACCCGTTATGGTACGGTTGTTCTAAGCGCCATACAAGGTTTTGGTATTGCTGTTGGCCTTGAATCTATGACATCGCCTGCCGGTATTCCCATTGTACCCTATCCAGGGTGGGGATTCAGACTGATGGCCATTATCACCTTGACGGCGGGAACTGCATTTATCATGTGGCTTGGCGAACAGATTACCGAAAGGGGAATCGGCAATGGTATTTCTTTGATCATTTTTGCCGGTATTGTCGCCAATATGCCGTCAGCAGCTATTCAGATGGGCAGGTTATTGAGCACCGGGGAGATGGGGTTGTTTTCAATCATCATACTCATTGTATTGATGGTTGCTGTGATTGGTGCCATTATTTTTATGGAATTGGCCCAGCGCAGAATTCCGGTTCATTATGCAAAACGTGTGGTCGGAAGAAAGATGTATGGTGGACAGACCTCGCATCTTCCGCTTAAAATTAATACATCAGGGGTTATTCCGCCTATTTTTGCATCTTCCATCATCATGTTTCCGACCACACTGGCCCAGTTTATCAATCTGCCAGTTATGCAGACAGTGGCCGGCATGTTCAGTCCGGGAACTATTTGGTATTACCTTTTATATGTTGGTTTTATCGTCTTTTTCTGCTTTTTTTATACTGCAGTTCAGTTCAACCCTGATGATGTGGCCGAAAATATGAAAAAGAACGGCGGGTACATCCCAGGCATTCGACCGGGAAAACGGACATCTGAGTATATTGACAAAGTGCTTACAAGAATTACTGTGGGCGGTGCAGCTTATGTCTCAGTGGTTTGTGTGCTACCTACTGTATTGATGGATAAGTTTAACGTACCTTTTTATTTCGGCGGGACAGCGTTGTTGATTGTTGTCGGTGTTGCCATTGATACCATTTCCCAGATTGAGTCCCATTTGATTACCAGTAATTATGATGGTTTTCTAGGGCGCTCTGGAAGTAAACGAATCAAAAGCCGGTCCTGA
- the infA gene encoding translation initiation factor IF-1, which translates to MAKEEPIKVDGKVLETLPNAMFKVELENKHVLLAHISGKMRMHFIKILPGDRVTVEISPYDLSRGRITYRYK; encoded by the coding sequence ATGGCAAAAGAAGAGCCCATCAAAGTGGATGGTAAAGTCCTTGAAACGCTTCCCAATGCCATGTTCAAGGTTGAGCTGGAAAACAAGCATGTTCTGCTGGCACATATTTCTGGGAAAATGAGAATGCATTTTATAAAGATACTGCCTGGCGACAGGGTGACTGTGGAAATTTCACCCTATGACCTAAGTCGTGGCAGAATCACCTACCGGTATAAATAA
- the rpmJ gene encoding 50S ribosomal protein L36: protein MKVRASVKKICRDCKVIKRRGVIRVICVNKRHKQRQG from the coding sequence ATGAAAGTCAGAGCATCAGTAAAAAAAATCTGTAGAGACTGCAAAGTCATTAAAAGGCGCGGTGTCATCAGAGTCATTTGTGTCAACAAGCGCCATAAACAGCGTCAGGGATAG
- the rpsM gene encoding 30S ribosomal protein S13 produces MARIAGVDLPRDKHAWIALTYIYGIGRSRSMHIFEKTGIEPTIKANDLTEEQVNEIRKVIDAEFKVEGELRSEVSMNIKRLMDLGCYRGLRHRKGLPCHGQRTSTNARTRKGPKRGAVKKKK; encoded by the coding sequence TTGGCACGTATAGCTGGAGTTGATTTACCAAGAGATAAGCATGCGTGGATTGCTTTAACCTATATCTATGGTATAGGGCGTAGCAGGTCTATGCATATATTTGAAAAAACGGGCATTGAGCCCACAATCAAGGCCAACGATCTGACCGAAGAACAGGTAAATGAAATCAGGAAGGTCATTGATGCCGAGTTCAAGGTTGAAGGTGAACTGCGTTCTGAAGTATCCATGAATATTAAACGGTTGATGGATCTCGGATGTTATAGGGGATTGCGTCATCGTAAAGGCCTACCTTGCCACGGACAACGGACCAGTACCAACGCCAGAACGAGAAAAGGTCCCAAGCGTGGGGCAGTGAAGAAGAAGAAGTAG
- the rpsK gene encoding 30S ribosomal protein S11, with the protein MAKKSKKVVAKKRVKKNISTGIVHIQSTFNNTIVTIADENGNTISWSSAGMQGFKGSRKSTPFAAKLVAEDAGAKAMEHGMKNVGVYVKGPGPGRESALRALHALGFNISMIKDVTPVPHNGCRPPKRRRV; encoded by the coding sequence ATGGCGAAAAAGTCTAAAAAGGTCGTTGCCAAAAAGCGGGTTAAAAAAAATATATCAACCGGCATAGTGCATATTCAGTCTACCTTTAACAACACCATTGTCACCATTGCAGATGAAAATGGTAACACGATTTCCTGGTCATCCGCCGGGATGCAGGGGTTCAAAGGGTCCAGAAAATCTACGCCGTTTGCGGCTAAACTGGTTGCTGAAGATGCAGGGGCCAAAGCAATGGAACATGGTATGAAAAACGTCGGGGTATATGTTAAGGGCCCTGGCCCCGGAAGAGAATCCGCGCTTCGGGCTCTTCATGCTCTTGGGTTTAACATTTCGATGATCAAGGATGTTACCCCGGTACCCCATAATGGGTGCCGCCCACCTAAAAGAAGACGTGTGTAA
- the rpsD gene encoding 30S ribosomal protein S4: MARYRGSVCRQCRRENMKLFLKGDRCFSDKCSFDRRGFPPGQHGQKRAKQSDYGMQLREKQKVKRIYGLSEKQFRNTFKRADRQKGITGINLLTLLETRLDNTVFRLGFVNSRNQGRHFVRHNHFTVNGKKVNIPSYHVKKGDVIELCEKSRTIQAIIDSLDAIVRRGIPQWLEINKDSFKGEIKGLPGREDISLPIQEQLIVELYSK, translated from the coding sequence TTGGCAAGATATAGAGGTTCTGTCTGCAGGCAGTGCAGACGTGAAAACATGAAGCTTTTTTTAAAAGGGGATCGTTGTTTTTCTGATAAATGTAGTTTTGACAGAAGAGGATTCCCCCCTGGTCAACACGGTCAAAAAAGAGCCAAACAATCAGATTACGGTATGCAGCTTCGGGAAAAGCAGAAAGTTAAACGCATTTATGGGCTATCTGAGAAGCAGTTTAGAAACACATTCAAACGGGCAGACCGTCAAAAAGGTATCACCGGTATTAATTTGTTGACATTACTTGAGACTAGGTTAGATAATACCGTATTTAGACTTGGATTCGTAAATTCCAGAAATCAGGGGCGACATTTTGTGCGCCACAATCACTTCACCGTAAACGGAAAAAAGGTTAATATCCCATCCTATCATGTAAAAAAGGGGGATGTTATCGAATTGTGTGAAAAAAGTAGAACGATCCAGGCCATTATTGATTCCCTTGACGCCATTGTAAGGCGTGGTATTCCCCAGTGGCTTGAAATTAACAAAGATAGTTTTAAAGGTGAAATAAAAGGTCTTCCTGGAAGGGAAGATATTTCACTGCCGATCCAAGAACAGTTGATCGTCGAGCTTTATTCAAAATAG
- a CDS encoding DNA-directed RNA polymerase subunit alpha, with amino-acid sequence MSSENLAYVNWREMIKPEKLDVTTTSTYGKFVCEPLERGYGITIGNSLRRIILSSIYGAAIVSVKFDDALHEYSVISDIREDVSEIILNLKELKLKVDDPEEKILTLNVTGEAEVTGADIVSPDGRVKILNPEQHIATVNKNGKLNIVMVVKTGKGYALSSANKDDDAPIGTIPIDSAFSPIKRVKYVVGTSRIGQKTDYDKLTFEVWTDGSVTPEDAVAYGAKILKEQMNPFINFDEELEPDESEYKIDDGEKGFNENIYRSVDELELSVRSSNCLKNARIHTIYQLVQKTDSEMLKTKNFGRKSLNEIKEVLNSMELSLGMDLEGIEPPEDVNIQEGE; translated from the coding sequence ATGTCATCTGAAAATCTTGCATATGTTAACTGGCGAGAGATGATCAAGCCGGAAAAGCTTGATGTTACCACAACTTCCACTTATGGCAAGTTTGTGTGTGAACCCCTTGAGAGGGGATACGGCATCACCATTGGTAACTCGCTTCGGCGAATAATTTTATCATCCATATATGGTGCCGCCATAGTCTCCGTGAAATTCGATGATGCACTTCACGAATACAGCGTTATTTCAGATATTAGAGAGGATGTTTCCGAGATCATTCTAAATCTGAAAGAATTAAAGCTCAAAGTTGACGATCCAGAGGAAAAAATATTAACCCTTAATGTCACTGGCGAGGCGGAGGTTACAGGTGCAGATATCGTCAGTCCGGACGGTCGGGTGAAGATTCTTAACCCGGAACAGCATATTGCTACGGTAAATAAAAATGGAAAACTCAATATTGTCATGGTTGTGAAAACAGGTAAGGGCTATGCCCTGTCCTCTGCGAATAAGGACGACGATGCCCCTATCGGTACCATCCCCATTGATTCTGCATTTTCCCCCATTAAGCGAGTAAAATATGTGGTGGGCACATCACGTATCGGCCAGAAAACCGACTATGACAAACTGACCTTTGAAGTCTGGACAGACGGTAGTGTTACGCCTGAAGATGCCGTTGCCTACGGTGCAAAAATCCTTAAGGAACAGATGAATCCATTTATCAATTTTGATGAAGAACTTGAACCTGATGAATCGGAATATAAAATCGATGACGGTGAAAAGGGATTTAATGAGAATATTTATCGTTCCGTGGATGAGCTCGAGCTCTCCGTTCGCAGTTCAAACTGTCTGAAAAATGCGAGAATTCATACCATTTACCAGCTGGTCCAGAAAACCGACAGCGAAATGCTCAAGACAAAAAATTTCGGCCGAAAATCACTCAATGAAATCAAAGAAGTGCTCAATTCAATGGAGCTGTCTTTGGGGATGGACCTTGAAGGGATCGAACCGCCGGAAGATGTGAATATTCAGGAAGGAGAATAA
- the rplQ gene encoding 50S ribosomal protein L17: MKHRKSVLKLNRTSAHRKAMFRNMVTSLFKHSSIKTTEAKAKGLRKIADKMITLAKRGDLHARRQAMAVIREKDVVHALFEEVAEKFNSRQGGYTRITKLGPRKGDVAPMVQIELITD, encoded by the coding sequence ATGAAGCATAGAAAATCCGTATTAAAGCTGAACAGAACCTCCGCCCATAGAAAGGCGATGTTTAGGAACATGGTAACTTCTCTGTTCAAACACAGCAGCATCAAAACCACTGAGGCCAAAGCCAAAGGACTTCGTAAAATTGCCGATAAAATGATTACCCTAGCCAAACGTGGGGATCTTCATGCCAGGCGTCAGGCGATGGCGGTAATCCGTGAAAAAGATGTTGTGCATGCCCTTTTTGAAGAGGTAGCAGAGAAGTTTAACTCAAGGCAGGGTGGATACACTAGAATTACCAAATTAGGACCAAGAAAAGGGGATGTTGCCCCCATGGTTCAGATTGAGTTGATCACCGATTAA
- the moaA gene encoding GTP 3',8-cyclase MoaA translates to MIAGTREINYLRISVTDRCNFRCIYCIPAAPFKRIEHDSIARYEEILRIVRLGCDMGITKVRVTGGEPFVRKGIFSFIRRLCRIPQLKDISITTNGSCLNPDKIKELMDMGIQRLNFSLDTLVPEKFIRITQRDQFQRVWDNIMAALDIGISPIKINTVALKGFNDDEIQTIAGLTREYPFHVRFIEYMPMGDTDVDADRQILTRDIKDIIINTHGPLAPVPKGINDGPAKTYRLAGAPGILGFITPISSNFCSECNRLRLTSRGTLRPCLLSNNETDILTPLRNGADDEALKQLMVTALKDKPLYHNLEKRTARDVPLNHMTSIGG, encoded by the coding sequence ATGATTGCCGGAACCAGGGAGATAAATTATCTGAGAATTTCCGTTACGGATCGGTGTAATTTCAGGTGCATATATTGTATTCCTGCAGCACCCTTCAAGCGCATTGAGCATGACAGCATTGCCCGGTATGAAGAAATTTTAAGGATTGTCCGCCTTGGCTGTGATATGGGCATCACCAAAGTCAGGGTCACCGGCGGAGAGCCCTTTGTCAGAAAGGGTATTTTCTCCTTTATCCGCCGGTTATGCCGCATTCCCCAGTTAAAAGATATCTCTATTACCACCAACGGTTCCTGCCTGAACCCGGATAAAATAAAAGAGTTGATGGATATGGGCATCCAAAGGCTCAACTTCAGCCTGGATACCCTGGTGCCGGAAAAATTTATCCGGATTACCCAGCGCGATCAGTTCCAAAGGGTATGGGACAATATTATGGCAGCCCTCGACATAGGCATATCACCCATAAAAATCAACACTGTGGCGTTAAAAGGCTTCAATGATGATGAAATCCAGACCATTGCCGGACTGACCCGGGAATACCCCTTTCATGTCCGGTTCATTGAATACATGCCCATGGGAGATACAGATGTGGATGCAGACCGGCAAATCCTGACCCGGGATATTAAGGATATTATCATTAACACCCATGGGCCTTTGGCGCCAGTCCCTAAAGGAATAAATGACGGACCGGCAAAAACGTACAGACTGGCCGGGGCACCGGGAATCTTAGGTTTCATCACACCGATCAGCTCCAATTTCTGCAGTGAATGCAACAGGTTGCGCTTAACTTCCCGGGGAACCCTTCGCCCGTGCCTGCTGAGCAACAATGAAACCGATATTCTCACCCCCCTGCGCAACGGTGCCGATGATGAGGCATTGAAACAACTCATGGTAACAGCGTTGAAAGACAAACCGTTATACCATAACTTGGAGAAGAGAACCGCCCGGGATGTGCCGTTGAATCATATGACATCCATCGGTGGATAA
- the cobA gene encoding uroporphyrinogen-III C-methyltransferase: MRQSRGKVYLIGAGPGDPGLITVKAKECIQSADVVVYDYLASPVLLDYAKKEAEIIYVGKKGGDHTLTQEKINLLLVEKAREGKSVARLKGGDPFVFGRGGEEAQELLSYGISYEVIPGVTSAVAAPAYAGIPVTHRDHTSFVSFITGHERPDKKESRMQWDIFAKSDATLVFLMGVKNLSNIVTKLMEHGKPSDTPVALVRWGTTTRQQTVTGTLDTIVDAVEKARLKSPAIIVVGHVVSLRDELAWFDKKPLFGKKIVITRARAQASGLVAELNRLGAQCIEIPTIKIAPPEDKNPLEAAIDHLDRYDWLVLTSVNGVKFFFDTLFEKGKDVRALGHLKFACIGPVTKERLADYGIISDILPETYQAESVVDAFSGLDMTGKKVLLPRAKKARTILPEQLTRMGALVDEVTAYETRLADEGKDLLIDMLKDRDIDAVTFTSSSTVTNFLTLLDGQNLPALLEGVILASIGPITSDTIRAKGLAPDIEADSFTIEGLIEALLEHYENVLPGVADN; the protein is encoded by the coding sequence ATGAGACAGAGCAGGGGCAAGGTTTATTTGATTGGTGCAGGCCCGGGAGACCCAGGGCTCATCACCGTAAAGGCAAAAGAGTGCATTCAATCTGCGGATGTGGTGGTTTATGATTACCTGGCATCTCCCGTTCTGCTTGATTATGCGAAAAAAGAGGCTGAAATTATCTACGTGGGCAAAAAGGGAGGGGATCACACCCTGACCCAGGAGAAAATCAACCTGCTTCTGGTGGAGAAGGCCAGAGAAGGCAAAAGTGTGGCCCGCCTCAAGGGCGGGGATCCCTTTGTTTTCGGCCGCGGCGGGGAAGAGGCCCAGGAATTGCTGTCCTATGGCATTAGCTACGAGGTAATTCCCGGTGTCACGTCCGCAGTGGCGGCCCCGGCCTATGCCGGGATTCCTGTGACTCACAGGGACCATACCTCCTTTGTCTCCTTTATAACCGGTCACGAACGGCCCGATAAAAAAGAGTCCCGGATGCAGTGGGACATATTTGCAAAATCCGACGCCACCCTGGTCTTTCTGATGGGGGTCAAAAATTTATCTAATATCGTAACAAAACTGATGGAACACGGCAAACCGTCTGACACCCCTGTAGCCCTGGTACGCTGGGGAACCACCACGCGCCAGCAGACCGTAACCGGCACCCTTGACACCATCGTTGATGCGGTTGAAAAAGCAAGATTGAAATCCCCCGCCATCATTGTTGTGGGGCATGTGGTCTCGTTACGGGACGAACTGGCCTGGTTCGACAAAAAACCTTTGTTCGGAAAAAAAATTGTGATTACCCGGGCCCGTGCCCAGGCCTCCGGCCTTGTAGCCGAGCTTAACCGCCTTGGTGCCCAATGCATCGAGATCCCCACCATTAAAATCGCACCACCTGAAGATAAAAATCCGTTGGAAGCAGCCATTGATCACCTGGACCGGTATGACTGGCTGGTGCTGACCTCGGTGAATGGCGTAAAATTCTTCTTTGACACCCTTTTTGAAAAGGGAAAGGATGTCCGTGCCCTGGGGCATCTTAAATTTGCCTGCATCGGCCCTGTGACCAAAGAACGCCTAGCCGACTATGGCATTATTTCCGATATTCTCCCCGAAACATATCAGGCGGAATCTGTTGTGGATGCGTTTTCAGGCCTTGATATGACCGGCAAAAAGGTATTGCTGCCCCGGGCCAAAAAGGCGCGCACCATCCTGCCCGAACAACTGACACGCATGGGCGCCCTGGTGGATGAGGTAACCGCATATGAGACCCGGCTGGCAGATGAGGGGAAAGACCTTCTCATTGATATGCTCAAGGATAGGGATATTGATGCAGTAACCTTTACCTCATCTTCCACGGTAACCAATTTCTTGACTCTGCTTGACGGGCAAAACCTCCCTGCCCTGCTTGAAGGGGTGATTCTTGCCAGCATCGGCCCCATCACGTCGGATACCATCCGGGCCAAAGGGCTTGCTCCGGATATTGAAGCGGATTCTTTTACCATTGAGGGTCTTATTGAAGCACTGCTCGAACATTATGAAAACGTCCTGCCCGGTGTTGCAGACAATTAA
- the hemC gene encoding hydroxymethylbilane synthase produces MKSTICIGTRGSTLALWQANHVKNSIEKNFPDTRIDIKIIKTTGDRITDRPLAMVGGKGLFVKEIEAALLDGSIDLAVHSMKDMPGELPQGLMIGAIPERANPFDVLISAQGAFFKDYPRGAVIGTSSLRRASQLKHLRPDIEIKSIRGNLDTRLKKVKSGEYAAIVLAAAGLERLGQGSEITEYLAETDMVPAVGQGALCIETRENDPDMAEILSTLDHDPTRICVTGERAFLKAIEGSCHIPVACFGKILDNRVMLTAVVASEDGESLIKETIESTPEQVAEKGRELAKLVLEKGGQRILEALNIP; encoded by the coding sequence ATGAAATCAACTATCTGTATCGGCACCCGGGGAAGCACGTTAGCCCTGTGGCAGGCCAACCATGTAAAAAACAGCATTGAAAAAAATTTTCCGGACACCCGTATTGATATAAAAATTATCAAAACCACAGGCGACCGGATAACGGACCGTCCCCTTGCCATGGTGGGGGGCAAAGGCCTTTTTGTCAAAGAGATCGAAGCGGCACTTTTAGACGGCAGTATTGACCTGGCTGTTCACTCCATGAAGGATATGCCGGGTGAACTGCCGCAAGGACTGATGATCGGGGCCATACCGGAACGGGCCAACCCCTTTGATGTGCTCATATCTGCCCAGGGAGCATTTTTCAAAGATTATCCCCGAGGTGCGGTTATCGGCACATCCAGCCTTCGCAGAGCCTCCCAGCTTAAACACCTGCGCCCGGATATTGAAATAAAATCCATCCGGGGCAATCTGGATACCCGGCTTAAAAAAGTCAAATCCGGTGAATATGCGGCCATTGTTCTGGCGGCTGCCGGGCTTGAACGGTTGGGCCAGGGCAGCGAGATCACCGAGTACCTTGCAGAAACCGACATGGTGCCGGCGGTTGGCCAGGGCGCGCTTTGCATTGAAACCCGGGAGAATGATCCGGACATGGCAGAAATTTTATCGACCCTGGACCATGATCCCACGCGGATCTGTGTGACCGGGGAACGGGCATTTCTCAAAGCGATTGAGGGCAGCTGCCATATCCCAGTGGCCTGTTTCGGCAAGATCCTGGACAATCGGGTCATGCTTACCGCGGTGGTGGCATCGGAAGACGGCGAATCCTTAATTAAAGAAACCATTGAATCAACCCCTGAACAGGTGGCCGAAAAAGGCCGGGAACTGGCAAAACTTGTTCTTGAGAAAGGCGGACAACGCATATTGGAGGCACTTAATATCCCATGA
- a CDS encoding FmdB family zinc ribbon protein has protein sequence MPIYEYTCNACGKNFETLVMGSDIPKCPACSSEDLARLMSKCGFVSKSTGPGGQIQTTKSAGSSACAGCSSTNCSSCSSSATIG, from the coding sequence ATGCCGATTTATGAATATACCTGCAACGCTTGCGGTAAAAACTTTGAAACCCTGGTAATGGGCAGTGATATACCGAAATGCCCGGCATGCAGCAGTGAAGACCTGGCACGACTGATGTCAAAATGCGGATTTGTCTCCAAATCAACAGGCCCCGGCGGCCAGATTCAGACAACAAAATCAGCGGGCAGTTCCGCCTGTGCCGGCTGCTCCTCAACAAATTGCAGTTCCTGCAGTTCCAGCGCAACGATCGGATGA
- a CDS encoding M20 family metallopeptidase: MSTPEELTRSILKTHEQDLLSVVRKIHETPELSEKETRACAWQTDLLKAWGFSVETGYKGLATAFNATAGQNGPHICFMAEYDALPGMGHGCGHNLIAGVALGAGVVVKNLLAHHHSPGRVTVMGTPAEEQRGAKIDLIKAGALKDVDLVLMAHPSDDATSPYAGESGIRQFMVSYTGKTAHAADCPEKGINALDALRLLFNGVDAWRQQLTETSRVHGVIRDGGQAPNIIPDFARAEFYLRDFDLNFLDQMQVRFENIAKGAALMTDTTLKFSAIPNPYKPGIPNDPLNQAFFSLARDAGMQPKWSEPSRASSDFGDVTHEVPAMHAYFNITQDDPGIIIHSREFSQAAATDFAFLQMKKIARILAQIAWQFLTEQDFRHKVKEAFHFDKKRVLPRPDTSRLS; encoded by the coding sequence ATGAGTACTCCAGAAGAACTGACCCGATCCATATTGAAAACTCACGAACAGGATTTGCTGTCCGTGGTGCGCAAAATTCATGAAACACCGGAACTTTCAGAAAAAGAGACCCGGGCATGTGCCTGGCAGACAGATCTGCTGAAAGCCTGGGGGTTTTCTGTGGAAACGGGCTATAAAGGCCTTGCCACGGCCTTTAATGCAACAGCAGGCCAAAACGGACCCCATATCTGTTTTATGGCTGAATACGATGCCCTGCCCGGCATGGGTCACGGGTGCGGTCATAACCTGATTGCCGGTGTGGCATTAGGGGCGGGCGTGGTGGTGAAAAATCTTTTGGCCCACCATCATTCACCCGGCAGGGTTACGGTAATGGGCACCCCTGCCGAAGAGCAGCGGGGCGCCAAGATTGATCTGATCAAGGCCGGTGCCCTGAAAGATGTGGACCTGGTACTCATGGCTCACCCCTCGGATGATGCCACATCACCTTATGCCGGAGAGTCCGGTATAAGACAATTCATGGTCTCGTACACAGGGAAAACCGCACATGCAGCGGATTGTCCGGAAAAAGGGATCAACGCCCTGGACGCCCTTCGGCTTTTGTTCAACGGTGTAGATGCCTGGCGCCAGCAGCTCACTGAGACCAGTCGGGTCCATGGGGTGATCCGGGACGGGGGACAGGCTCCCAACATTATCCCGGATTTTGCCCGGGCCGAGTTCTATTTACGCGATTTTGATCTTAATTTTCTTGATCAGATGCAAGTCCGGTTTGAAAATATTGCCAAAGGCGCGGCACTTATGACCGATACAACGCTGAAATTTTCCGCAATCCCCAACCCTTATAAACCCGGCATTCCCAATGATCCGCTCAATCAGGCCTTTTTCTCTCTTGCCCGGGATGCGGGCATGCAGCCCAAATGGTCGGAACCGTCCCGTGCCTCCTCGGATTTCGGAGATGTAACCCATGAAGTACCTGCCATGCACGCCTATTTTAATATTACCCAAGATGATCCGGGTATTATTATTCACTCCAGGGAATTTTCCCAGGCTGCAGCAACGGACTTTGCCTTTTTACAGATGAAAAAAATTGCCCGGATTCTTGCCCAGATTGCCTGGCAGTTCTTAACTGAACAGGATTTCAGGCACAAAGTTAAGGAAGCCTTCCACTTTGACAAAAAGAGAGTACTCCCCCGCCCTGACACTTCCAGGCTATCATAA
- a CDS encoding D-sedoheptulose-7-phosphate isomerase: MKSLIRKTVQDAIETKQKFFATHEDLIETCARQMAQTLEAGGKLLLFGNGGSAADCQHIAAEFVNRFQMERKPLPAIALTCDTSIITSIGNDYSFDEIFSKQVQALGDKKDIAIGISTSGNSANVIRAAAVAKDQGLILVGFSGAGGKLKEISDIAFCVDSPVTARIQEVHITLSHILCDLVERMLFHDQ; encoded by the coding sequence ATGAAATCGCTGATCCGAAAAACTGTTCAGGATGCTATTGAAACCAAGCAAAAATTCTTTGCAACGCATGAGGATCTCATTGAAACCTGTGCCCGGCAAATGGCACAGACCCTTGAAGCCGGGGGGAAACTGCTGCTTTTCGGCAATGGTGGCTCTGCGGCAGACTGCCAGCACATTGCTGCAGAATTTGTCAACCGGTTTCAGATGGAACGTAAACCATTACCCGCCATTGCCCTGACCTGCGACACCTCAATTATCACCAGTATCGGCAACGACTACTCCTTTGACGAAATTTTTTCAAAACAGGTCCAGGCCCTGGGAGACAAAAAGGACATAGCCATTGGGATTTCAACCTCGGGCAACTCTGCCAATGTGATCCGGGCGGCAGCCGTGGCAAAGGATCAGGGACTGATCCTGGTGGGATTTTCCGGGGCCGGCGGAAAGCTCAAGGAAATCAGCGATATTGCCTTTTGTGTGGACAGTCCAGTAACAGCGCGTATCCAGGAGGTCCATATCACCCTGAGTCATATTCTTTGCGACCTTGTCGAAAGGATGCTGTTCCATGACCAATAA